A window of Chitinophagales bacterium contains these coding sequences:
- a CDS encoding HAMP domain-containing histidine kinase, whose protein sequence is MRTKVDHIISKWPYLPLFALALFGLSYLFVGSISERTSVNRERKKLEEFVQKQERDFEMLLGDTARFNRLLAGNTQLADMHHFTDKPYGVYLFIMPTESTGEMTFWNRQSVVPPASFHTLPDGRFFRQLDNGYYVCIKRSFNQAGLPLVIYGLIPVQYKYFVRNNYLPQDFVTGPKGDERISIAGSITDFPVNSISGNPLFYLEAKTKSIIVPNAAWLIGLRLAAVFFLLLYCYLMAERLIARKGLWVGIVFFISSLLLLRLITYFAPFPFQLRQFPLFDPATYASTPVMKSLGDLLINSVLFWWISIFTWSKIGERNLEKKETLSVMDWVWGTLAIAGFVFFTFYTANVTRSLVADSQISFQVTDVFSLTIDSIVGFVILAAISLGYFYLSKLVFKYIYTVFDKLFFAVFGIIAFSGLLYLTISFGNPLTHFYLKTLIWMVGYAYLLYRKDLFFNRFHVSIAGVLFWIFVFSVSNAAVMMTENAKKEFEKRKALAQRISITTDPTTERTLSIALTYIDNEFLTRNFNRFFNETDNAYLRDSILKSSGYLNIFDTRLFVFDNQGRGLYNEENQPFNTLNTIFTVQAKPTNTPGFFYYDNSYDRFTYIIRREITSPEGQLEGYMFIVSNPKQYSSDALYPELFRDKSYEDISDYSGYPHAVYKQKNLISPFNKYPFPTSLSDTEIPRTEFDERVNGDYDELWYRAGAEKVVVIARKQESIIEGITLFSWLFCVFLLLVSLLRLISLLIIAVYRRKELKQLFQLNIRTQVHSIVILISLISFLVIGIVTIRFFINRFERSNSDKLSRTMGIMVREMQKRLADHRMFDDVLSIDDSISNSSIQDLVKEVAEIHNVDVNVYDLRGNLSVTSQPLVYNEGFLSKKMDPVAFYHLSRLKQIPYVQRERLGTLSYSSIYAPVRNESGRVESYLNIPYFLSQRELNQEISNFLITIINLNAFIFLIAGAIALFITNRITSSFLLISERMQEINLGKTNEEIDWKRDDEIGGLVKEYNKMVKKLEESASALAKSEREGAWREMARQVAHEIKNPLTPMKLSIQYLQKAINNNTDNVKELSASVARTLVEQIDHLSKIAADFSQFANIGNLNIEYFDLHEVLAPLCDLYKTNTAVRFEWEPVHQKLLVRADRTQMNRLFTNLFQNAIEASASSEMAHIHITEELGEGKVTVKVRDNGEGVPVEMQSKIFIPNFTTKSSGTGLGLAMCKTIVEQAGGEIGFETVPGEGTVFFVELPLLN, encoded by the coding sequence GATTTTTCCGGCAGTTGGATAACGGCTATTATGTTTGTATCAAACGGAGTTTTAACCAGGCCGGCCTGCCACTCGTGATCTATGGACTGATCCCGGTTCAGTACAAATATTTTGTCCGGAATAATTACCTGCCCCAGGATTTTGTAACTGGCCCAAAAGGGGACGAGCGCATTTCGATCGCCGGAAGTATTACCGATTTTCCCGTCAATTCGATTTCAGGAAACCCGTTGTTTTACCTGGAGGCCAAAACTAAATCCATCATTGTACCCAATGCGGCATGGCTGATCGGATTAAGACTTGCCGCTGTATTCTTTTTGCTGCTCTATTGCTACCTGATGGCCGAGCGATTGATTGCCCGGAAAGGCTTGTGGGTCGGTATCGTATTCTTTATTTCTTCTTTGCTACTGCTGCGGCTGATCACCTATTTCGCGCCCTTTCCTTTCCAGTTGCGTCAGTTCCCTTTGTTTGACCCGGCCACCTATGCCTCCACCCCGGTGATGAAATCCTTGGGGGATCTGTTGATCAACTCTGTGCTTTTCTGGTGGATATCGATTTTTACCTGGTCAAAGATCGGCGAGCGGAATTTGGAAAAAAAGGAGACGCTGTCTGTAATGGATTGGGTATGGGGTACCCTGGCCATCGCGGGATTTGTATTCTTTACTTTCTATACAGCCAATGTTACCCGCAGTCTGGTCGCGGATTCACAGATATCCTTTCAGGTAACGGATGTCTTTAGCCTGACCATAGACTCCATTGTCGGTTTTGTGATCCTCGCTGCCATTTCCCTGGGGTATTTCTATTTGAGCAAATTGGTGTTCAAATATATCTATACGGTATTTGATAAATTGTTCTTTGCTGTTTTTGGCATCATTGCCTTTTCCGGATTATTGTACCTGACCATCAGTTTTGGCAACCCCCTGACGCACTTTTATCTAAAAACACTGATCTGGATGGTGGGGTATGCCTACCTGCTCTATCGAAAGGACCTTTTCTTTAACCGATTTCATGTGAGTATTGCCGGGGTATTGTTCTGGATATTTGTTTTCTCCGTATCGAATGCCGCGGTCATGATGACCGAAAATGCGAAAAAGGAATTTGAAAAACGAAAGGCTCTCGCACAGCGGATATCCATTACTACCGACCCGACCACCGAACGAACCCTTAGTATTGCCCTGACCTATATCGACAACGAGTTCCTGACCCGGAATTTCAACCGTTTCTTTAATGAAACAGACAATGCCTATCTCCGGGACAGCATCCTGAAAAGCAGTGGCTACCTCAATATTTTTGATACCCGCCTGTTTGTGTTCGATAACCAGGGGAGGGGATTGTACAATGAGGAAAACCAGCCCTTCAACACACTCAATACCATTTTTACGGTACAGGCCAAACCTACCAATACCCCCGGTTTTTTCTATTACGATAATTCTTACGACCGTTTTACCTATATCATTCGTCGCGAGATCACATCACCAGAAGGGCAGTTGGAAGGATACATGTTTATTGTCTCCAATCCCAAGCAATATAGTTCCGATGCCCTTTATCCTGAATTGTTCCGTGATAAGAGTTATGAGGACATATCGGATTATTCCGGCTACCCCCATGCCGTGTATAAACAAAAGAACCTGATCAGTCCATTTAATAAATATCCATTCCCCACATCCCTGTCTGATACAGAGATCCCCCGTACCGAATTTGATGAACGGGTGAACGGAGATTATGATGAGTTATGGTACAGGGCAGGAGCGGAAAAGGTGGTGGTCATTGCCCGCAAACAGGAGTCCATCATTGAGGGTATCACCCTTTTTTCCTGGTTGTTTTGTGTGTTTCTCCTGCTGGTAAGCCTGCTCCGGTTGATCAGCCTGCTCATCATTGCCGTTTACCGGCGGAAGGAACTCAAGCAGTTGTTCCAGTTGAATATCCGGACACAGGTACACAGCATCGTGATCCTGATCAGCCTGATCTCTTTTCTGGTGATCGGTATCGTGACGATCCGGTTTTTTATCAACCGTTTTGAACGAAGCAATAGTGATAAACTCAGCCGTACGATGGGGATCATGGTCAGGGAAATGCAAAAAAGACTGGCGGACCATCGGATGTTTGACGATGTCCTCTCCATTGATGATTCCATTTCCAATAGCAGTATTCAGGACCTTGTAAAAGAGGTGGCGGAGATCCACAATGTGGACGTGAATGTGTACGATCTGCGGGGTAACCTGTCGGTCACCTCCCAACCCCTTGTGTACAATGAAGGTTTCCTGAGCAAGAAGATGGACCCGGTTGCCTTTTATCACCTCAGCAGGTTAAAGCAGATACCCTATGTACAGCGTGAAAGACTGGGGACCCTGAGTTATTCGAGTATCTATGCGCCGGTAAGAAATGAATCGGGCCGGGTAGAGTCCTACCTGAATATCCCTTATTTTCTTTCACAACGTGAATTGAACCAGGAGATCTCGAATTTCCTGATCACGATTATCAATCTGAATGCCTTTATCTTCCTGATCGCGGGAGCGATCGCGTTATTTATCACCAACCGTATCACCAGTTCCTTCCTGCTGATCAGCGAACGGATGCAGGAGATCAACCTGGGAAAAACCAATGAGGAGATCGACTGGAAGCGCGACGATGAGATCGGTGGTCTGGTGAAGGAATACAACAAGATGGTGAAAAAACTGGAAGAGAGTGCCTCAGCCTTAGCCAAGAGCGAACGGGAAGGGGCCTGGAGAGAAATGGCCCGACAGGTGGCGCATGAGATCAAGAATCCGCTCACGCCCATGAAACTGAGTATCCAGTATCTCCAAAAGGCCATTAACAACAATACGGATAATGTGAAGGAGCTTTCTGCCAGTGTAGCGCGTACGCTGGTTGAACAGATCGATCACCTGTCCAAGATCGCGGCCGACTTTTCTCAATTCGCCAATATCGGCAACCTCAACATTGAGTATTTTGACCTGCATGAGGTGCTGGCGCCTTTGTGCGATCTCTATAAGACCAATACAGCTGTTCGTTTTGAATGGGAGCCGGTCCACCAGAAATTATTGGTAAGAGCCGACCGCACCCAGATGAACCGCTTATTCACCAATCTTTTCCAGAATGCGATAGAGGCCAGTGCCTCATCGGAAATGGCGCATATTCACATAACCGAGGAACTTGGCGAAGGAAAGGTTACGGTCAAGGTTCGTGACAATGGAGAGGGTGTACCCGTGGAAATGCAATCGAAAATTTTCATTCCCAATTTTACAACGAAGTCATCCGGAACCGGGCTTGGACTAGCCATGTGCAAGACGATCGTAGAACAGGCTGGCGGTGAGATCGGCTTTGAAACCGTACCAGGAGAAGGGACGGTGTTTTTTGTGGAATTGCCCTTGTTAAATTAG